In Luteimonas viscosa, the following proteins share a genomic window:
- the ccoO gene encoding cytochrome-c oxidase, cbb3-type subunit II produces MSGNHNAHEKVEKNIGLMAVLIAVVVSFGGLAEIVPLMYQAEAIEPLPGVEPYPALELAGRDVYVREGCYNCHSQMVRTLRFESERYGHYSLAGESVYDRPFQWGSKRTGPDLARVGGRYSDDWHRVHLINPRDVVPESNMPAYPWLATRTVDRDQVAHRMRALQGIGDPYTDEDIAQAPEAVAGKTELDAVVAYLQGLGRHAPQAGEAP; encoded by the coding sequence ATGAGCGGGAACCACAACGCCCACGAGAAGGTCGAGAAGAACATCGGCCTGATGGCGGTGCTGATCGCGGTGGTGGTGTCGTTCGGCGGGCTGGCCGAGATCGTGCCGCTGATGTACCAGGCCGAGGCGATCGAGCCGCTGCCGGGCGTGGAGCCCTACCCGGCGCTGGAGCTCGCGGGCCGCGACGTCTACGTGCGCGAGGGCTGCTACAACTGCCACTCGCAGATGGTGCGCACGCTGCGCTTCGAGTCCGAACGCTACGGCCACTATTCGCTGGCCGGCGAATCGGTCTACGACCGGCCGTTCCAGTGGGGCAGCAAGCGCACCGGCCCCGACCTCGCCCGCGTCGGCGGCCGCTATTCGGACGACTGGCACCGGGTGCACCTGATCAACCCGCGCGACGTGGTGCCCGAGTCGAACATGCCGGCCTATCCCTGGCTGGCCACCCGCACCGTCGACCGCGACCAGGTCGCCCACCGGATGCGCGCGCTGCAGGGCATCGGCGATCCCTACACGGATGAAGACATCGCCCAGGCACCGGAAGCCGTCGCCGGCAAGACCGAGCTCGATGCGGTGGTGGCCTACCTCCAGGGCCTCGGACGGCACGCGCCACAGGCGGGAGAAGCGCCATGA
- a CDS encoding cbb3-type cytochrome oxidase subunit 3, whose protein sequence is MISGIVTGVLLLCFVGGWIWAWSPRRKREFEDAARLPLDDEQESPR, encoded by the coding sequence ATGATCTCAGGCATCGTCACAGGCGTGCTGCTGCTGTGCTTCGTCGGCGGATGGATCTGGGCCTGGAGTCCGCGGCGCAAGCGCGAGTTCGAAGACGCGGCGCGACTGCCGCTGGACGATGAGCAGGAGTCCCCCCGATGA
- the ccoP gene encoding cytochrome-c oxidase, cbb3-type subunit III has product MSSAWSWYVIVLVVLNIGGCVWLLWWTARRRPGDPKPEDTSHVWDGDVTEYNKPLPKWWINLFYITIVFSIGYLVWFPGFGSFAGTSGWTSAGAHDAEKARRDRQLEETFGVYADQPFERLAQDPAAMELGRSIFANTCAACHGSSAQGAPGYPNLTDATWNWGGDPDRILQSVLDGRQGVMPPLGTVLEGIGGDVAVTQAATYVRALRSEDIEATLRSDYMAARGKKYYDSLCIACHGPDGKGNQDLGAPDLTVRNTLYPNTLDSIRTTIIDGRHGVMPAHRDLLGETRARLVAAYVWSLSQSSATAAAQAPPERQ; this is encoded by the coding sequence ATGAGCAGCGCGTGGTCGTGGTACGTGATCGTCCTGGTGGTGCTCAACATCGGCGGCTGCGTCTGGCTGCTGTGGTGGACCGCGCGCCGACGCCCGGGCGACCCGAAGCCGGAGGACACCAGCCACGTCTGGGACGGCGACGTCACCGAGTACAACAAGCCGTTGCCGAAGTGGTGGATCAACCTGTTCTACATCACCATCGTCTTCAGCATCGGCTACCTGGTCTGGTTCCCCGGCTTCGGCAGCTTCGCCGGCACCAGCGGCTGGACCTCGGCCGGCGCGCACGACGCGGAAAAGGCGCGCCGCGACCGCCAGCTCGAGGAAACCTTCGGCGTCTACGCCGACCAGCCGTTCGAGCGCCTGGCGCAGGATCCGGCGGCGATGGAACTGGGCCGCTCGATCTTCGCCAACACCTGCGCAGCCTGCCACGGCTCGTCGGCCCAGGGTGCACCAGGCTACCCGAACCTGACCGACGCGACCTGGAACTGGGGCGGCGACCCGGATCGGATCCTGCAATCGGTGCTCGACGGCCGCCAGGGCGTGATGCCGCCGCTCGGCACCGTGCTCGAGGGCATCGGCGGCGACGTCGCGGTCACCCAGGCCGCCACCTACGTGCGCGCGCTGCGCTCCGAGGACATCGAGGCGACCCTGCGCTCCGACTACATGGCCGCGCGCGGCAAGAAGTACTACGACAGCCTGTGCATCGCCTGCCACGGTCCCGACGGCAAGGGCAACCAGGACCTCGGCGCACCCGACCTGACCGTACGCAACACGCTCTATCCCAATACGCTCGACAGCATCCGCACGACGATCATCGACGGCCGCCACGGCGTGATGCCCGCGCACCGCGACCTGCTCGGCGAAACCCGCGCGCGCCTGGTGGCGGCCTACGTCTGGTCGCTGTCGCAATCCTCCGCCACCGCTGCCGCGCAGGCCCCGCCGGAACGGCAATGA
- a CDS encoding 4Fe-4S dicluster domain-containing protein, with translation MSRDIPIDVVDDGGSSLYVKERKVYPRDVSGPLNRLRVAAVVWLLGMFYVFPWLRWDGRQAVLFDLPARKFHVFGLTFWPQDFLFLALLLIIAALALFFFTALAGRLFCGYACPQTVWTEVFLWMERWTEGDRPKRMKLDAAPWSREKVLRKGAKHTLWLLFALWTGFTFVGFFTPITELGSRLATLSWGGWETFWVLFYALATWGNAGFLREQVCKYMCPYARFQSAMFDRNTLIIAYDPLRGEPRGPRKRGLSSVLERARGLLDKAAAYDYVFRAGRHPSAASQLVHAKGTITWDGDLGEVAPLPKFAPEQLGDCIDCTICVQVCPTGIDIRNGLQYECIACGACIDACDEVMDKMGYPHGLIRYSTQNAIDGKSTRVLRPRIIVYGLLLLGFMIAWAVGVGTRSDLIVEALRDRNALYRETADGMVENDYTLKLVNKSDRDRTFRVAIEAPPGIELRDNDSLLHARAGAVVSVPVVVVSRDGAGGRNDIRFVVEDADGGSRKVIDSSFFGPM, from the coding sequence ATGAGCCGCGACATCCCCATCGACGTGGTCGACGACGGCGGCAGCTCGCTTTACGTCAAGGAGCGCAAGGTCTACCCGCGCGACGTCTCCGGACCGCTCAACCGCCTGCGCGTGGCGGCCGTGGTCTGGCTGCTGGGCATGTTCTACGTGTTCCCGTGGCTGCGCTGGGACGGCCGCCAGGCGGTGCTGTTCGACCTGCCGGCACGCAAGTTCCACGTCTTCGGCCTGACCTTCTGGCCGCAGGACTTCCTGTTCCTGGCCCTGCTGCTGATCATCGCCGCGCTGGCGCTGTTCTTCTTCACCGCCCTGGCCGGCCGGCTGTTCTGCGGCTACGCCTGCCCGCAGACGGTGTGGACCGAGGTGTTCCTGTGGATGGAACGCTGGACCGAGGGCGACCGGCCGAAGCGGATGAAGCTCGACGCCGCGCCCTGGAGTCGCGAGAAGGTGCTGCGCAAGGGGGCGAAACACACGCTGTGGCTGCTGTTCGCGCTGTGGACCGGCTTCACCTTCGTCGGCTTCTTCACCCCGATCACCGAGCTTGGCTCGCGCCTGGCCACGTTGTCGTGGGGCGGCTGGGAAACCTTCTGGGTGCTGTTCTACGCGCTGGCCACCTGGGGCAACGCCGGGTTCCTGCGCGAACAGGTGTGCAAGTACATGTGCCCCTACGCGCGCTTCCAGAGCGCGATGTTCGACCGCAACACCCTGATCATCGCCTACGACCCGCTACGCGGGGAGCCGCGCGGGCCGCGCAAGCGTGGCCTGTCGAGCGTGCTCGAGCGCGCGCGCGGACTGCTCGACAAGGCCGCCGCCTACGACTACGTGTTCCGTGCCGGCCGGCATCCTTCCGCAGCCTCCCAGTTGGTGCACGCCAAGGGCACCATCACCTGGGACGGCGACCTGGGCGAAGTGGCGCCGCTGCCGAAGTTCGCACCCGAACAGCTGGGCGACTGCATCGACTGCACGATCTGCGTGCAGGTCTGCCCCACCGGCATCGACATCCGCAACGGGCTGCAGTACGAGTGCATCGCCTGCGGCGCCTGCATCGACGCCTGCGACGAAGTGATGGACAAGATGGGCTACCCGCACGGCCTGATCCGCTACTCGACGCAGAACGCGATCGACGGCAAGTCGACCCGGGTGCTGCGCCCGCGCATCATCGTCTACGGCCTGCTCCTGCTCGGGTTCATGATCGCCTGGGCGGTGGGCGTGGGTACCCGCAGCGACCTGATCGTCGAGGCCCTGCGCGACCGCAACGCCCTGTACCGCGAAACCGCCGACGGCATGGTCGAGAACGACTACACGCTCAAGCTGGTGAACAAGTCCGACCGCGACCGGACGTTCCGGGTCGCGATCGAGGCGCCGCCGGGCATCGAACTGCGCGACAATGACAGCCTCCTGCACGCCAGGGCCGGGGCGGTGGTGTCGGTGCCGGTGGTGGTGGTCTCGCGCGACGGCGCGGGCGGGCGCAACGACATCCGCTTCGTCGTCGAGGACGCCGATGGCGGCAGCCGCAAGGTGATCGACAGCAGCTTCTTCGGACCGATGTGA
- a CDS encoding FixH family protein, with protein sequence MSNSDRKPWWKMPIMWLVVGLPLASVVAGIGLVVIATRSGGADVVRDDVRRISQIQTANLGPDENARALGLSAVLRADEGVLEVIPATGDFARKATLHLALQHPSRGTEDLELDLPPSATGWRTEQAIDDGHDWIVELSAADGSWRLHGRLPKQQHATRLAPSLAQ encoded by the coding sequence ATGAGCAATAGCGACAGGAAGCCCTGGTGGAAGATGCCGATCATGTGGCTGGTGGTCGGGCTGCCGCTGGCGTCGGTCGTGGCCGGCATCGGCCTGGTGGTGATCGCCACCCGCAGCGGCGGCGCCGACGTGGTGCGCGACGACGTCCGCCGCATCTCGCAGATCCAGACCGCCAACCTCGGGCCCGACGAGAATGCGCGCGCGCTCGGCCTGAGCGCGGTGCTGCGCGCGGACGAAGGCGTGCTGGAGGTCATTCCCGCCACCGGTGATTTCGCCCGCAAGGCCACGCTGCATCTGGCGCTGCAGCATCCCAGCCGCGGCACTGAAGACCTCGAGCTCGACCTGCCGCCGAGCGCCACCGGCTGGCGCACCGAGCAGGCGATCGACGACGGTCACGACTGGATCGTCGAACTCTCCGCCGCCGATGGCAGCTGGCGCCTGCACGGCCGCCTGCCCAAACAGCAGCACGCGACGCGCCTGGCCCCGTCGTTGGCGCAATAG
- a CDS encoding heavy metal translocating P-type ATPase has translation MDAVPAPCLHCGEPLPQAAAHRVVDADGGRYCCDGCAAAARWIRDADLGDYYRLRTAAAGRVGNERVDLSAWDREDLLREHAHAIDGGHRITLLTDGMRCAACAWLIQKALAREPGVRDVTANAVTGRIRIDWDPARTPLSRVLQRLAALGYRPYLAGGDARERARIAERNRWLLRLGVAGLGTLQAMMLAEALYLDFDNQMPAATRDFFRWIAFLLSTPVVFYSGWPFLSGMWRELRARHVGMDTLIATSTLLAYFASLVETLRGGAHVWFDAAVMFVFLLLAARMLEQRARNVASAQVDALARARPAFATRETADGGRESVALADLRPGDVACIAVGEPVPADGVLLDAETWLEESLLTGEPGAVRKARGDQVYAGTVNRETPARIRIACTGAQTRLSQLTRMVEDAQAHRPRLARMADRVGGRFVVGLLFVAVLVYAGWRLYDPSRAFEVTLALLVISCPCALSLAVPTALAAAHGALARVGVLATRADAMETLAGATDIVFDKTGTLSDDRPVLADVETFDGFARGDALAIAAALERDANHPLAAAFAHAEAGLPAAGVRAVAGRGIEGEIAGRGWRLGRAEFACDGEDDGALWLGDGRAATARFTLRESIRADAPDALAALRGLGLRIHLASGDAAAPVSSLARALDIGEAHARQRPEDKLALVRRLQSEGRIVAMVGDGLNDAPVLAGADVSLAMDTGAALAQRAADLVMTGPTLMRIPAAVRLARRSRRVIGQNFAWALGYNLLAVPLAAAGLVTPWIAALGMAGSSLVVTLNALRLTRSPA, from the coding sequence ATGGACGCCGTGCCGGCGCCCTGCCTGCATTGTGGCGAACCTTTGCCGCAGGCCGCCGCGCATCGCGTCGTCGATGCCGACGGCGGACGCTATTGCTGCGACGGCTGCGCCGCGGCGGCGCGCTGGATCCGGGATGCCGATCTCGGCGACTACTATCGCCTGCGCACCGCCGCCGCCGGGCGCGTCGGCAACGAACGCGTGGACCTGTCCGCCTGGGACCGCGAAGACCTGCTGCGCGAGCACGCGCACGCGATCGACGGCGGTCACCGCATCACCCTGCTCACCGACGGCATGCGCTGCGCGGCCTGCGCCTGGCTGATCCAGAAGGCGCTGGCGCGCGAGCCGGGCGTGCGCGACGTCACCGCGAACGCCGTCACCGGCCGCATCCGCATCGACTGGGACCCGGCACGCACGCCGCTGTCGCGGGTGCTGCAGCGGCTCGCGGCGCTGGGTTACCGGCCCTACCTCGCCGGCGGCGACGCGCGCGAGCGCGCCCGCATCGCCGAGCGCAACCGCTGGCTGTTGCGCCTGGGCGTGGCCGGGCTCGGCACCCTGCAGGCGATGATGCTGGCCGAGGCGCTGTACCTGGACTTCGACAACCAGATGCCGGCCGCCACCCGAGACTTCTTCCGCTGGATCGCGTTCCTGCTGTCGACGCCGGTGGTGTTCTATTCCGGCTGGCCGTTCCTGTCGGGCATGTGGCGGGAACTGCGCGCACGCCATGTGGGCATGGACACGCTGATCGCCACCTCCACCCTGCTGGCGTACTTCGCCAGCCTGGTCGAGACGCTCCGCGGCGGCGCGCACGTGTGGTTCGATGCCGCGGTGATGTTCGTGTTCCTGCTGCTGGCCGCGCGCATGCTCGAGCAGCGCGCGCGCAACGTCGCCAGCGCCCAGGTCGACGCGCTGGCGCGCGCGCGGCCCGCGTTCGCGACCCGCGAGACCGCCGACGGCGGCCGCGAGTCGGTGGCGCTGGCCGACCTGCGTCCCGGCGACGTGGCCTGCATCGCGGTGGGCGAACCGGTGCCCGCCGACGGCGTGCTGCTCGACGCGGAGACCTGGCTCGAGGAATCGCTGCTGACCGGCGAGCCCGGCGCGGTGCGCAAGGCACGCGGGGACCAGGTCTACGCCGGCACCGTCAACCGCGAGACGCCCGCGCGCATCCGCATCGCCTGCACCGGCGCGCAGACCCGGCTCTCGCAGCTGACCCGGATGGTCGAGGACGCGCAGGCGCATCGCCCGCGGCTGGCGCGGATGGCCGACCGGGTCGGCGGCCGTTTCGTGGTCGGCCTGCTGTTCGTCGCCGTGCTCGTCTACGCCGGATGGCGCCTTTACGATCCGTCGCGCGCGTTCGAGGTGACGCTGGCGCTGCTGGTGATCAGCTGTCCCTGCGCGCTGTCGCTGGCGGTTCCCACCGCGCTCGCGGCCGCGCATGGCGCGCTGGCGCGTGTCGGCGTGCTGGCCACGCGCGCCGACGCGATGGAAACGCTGGCCGGCGCGACCGACATCGTGTTCGACAAGACCGGTACGCTCAGCGACGACCGTCCGGTCCTGGCGGACGTCGAGACGTTCGACGGATTCGCCCGGGGCGACGCCCTGGCCATCGCCGCCGCGCTGGAACGCGATGCCAACCATCCGCTCGCCGCCGCGTTCGCGCATGCCGAGGCCGGACTGCCTGCGGCGGGCGTACGGGCGGTCGCCGGCCGGGGCATCGAGGGCGAGATCGCCGGGCGCGGCTGGAGACTCGGCCGCGCCGAATTCGCCTGCGACGGCGAGGACGACGGCGCGCTGTGGCTCGGCGACGGCCGGGCCGCGACGGCACGCTTCACGTTGCGCGAATCGATCCGTGCGGACGCGCCGGACGCGCTGGCCGCATTGCGTGGACTCGGCCTGCGCATCCATCTCGCCAGCGGCGATGCCGCCGCGCCAGTGTCGTCGCTGGCGCGGGCGCTCGACATCGGCGAGGCCCATGCCCGCCAGCGTCCCGAGGACAAGCTCGCGCTGGTGCGGCGGCTGCAGTCGGAGGGCCGGATCGTGGCGATGGTCGGCGACGGCCTCAACGACGCGCCGGTGCTGGCCGGAGCCGACGTCTCGCTGGCGATGGACACCGGCGCGGCCCTGGCGCAGCGCGCGGCGGACCTGGTGATGACCGGGCCGACCCTGATGCGCATTCCCGCCGCGGTGCGACTGGCGCGCCGCAGCCGCCGCGTGATCGGCCAGAACTTCGCCTGGGCGCTGGGCTACAACCTGCTGGCGGTGCCGCTGGCGGCCGCGGGGCTGGTGACGCCGTGGATCGCGGCGCTGGGCATGGCAGGATCGTCGCTGGTGGTCACCCTGAACGCCCTGCGCCTGACCCGGAGCCCGGCATGA
- the ccoS gene encoding cbb3-type cytochrome oxidase assembly protein CcoS gives MRILLLLVPISLVLLGLAVWAFVWAVRRGQFDDLDTPGLDILAEDEDELRETRAARERAGAPGTRDAD, from the coding sequence ATGAGGATCCTGCTGCTGCTGGTGCCGATCAGCCTGGTGCTGCTGGGGCTGGCGGTCTGGGCCTTCGTCTGGGCGGTGCGGCGCGGCCAGTTCGACGACCTCGATACGCCCGGTCTCGACATCCTCGCCGAGGACGAGGACGAGCTGCGCGAAACCCGAGCCGCGCGCGAACGCGCCGGCGCGCCCGGGACCCGCGATGCCGATTGA
- a CDS encoding sulfite exporter TauE/SafE family protein, with amino-acid sequence MPIDWLVLLAALTSGLLGGLHCAAMCGGIATGLSATAPGGGWAGALQLNLGRVGGYVLAGLIVGSFGHGLVTVLRDPWIGIGLRALAGAALVVVALRLLGVRALPGFLSRPGARAWSWLQPLQRRLLPADTLPRRIGIGALWGWLPCGLSFSLLTVAWLQAHPRNSALTMLAFGLGTLPVMLPLTWSGQRMGRWLQRPGLRTGAALVVLAMGLLTIAAPWLMRVPALHGLLSALGCQPLP; translated from the coding sequence ATGCCGATTGACTGGCTGGTGCTGCTGGCCGCCCTGACCAGCGGCCTGCTCGGCGGCCTGCACTGCGCCGCGATGTGCGGCGGCATCGCCACCGGCCTGTCGGCGACCGCGCCGGGCGGCGGCTGGGCCGGCGCGCTGCAGCTCAACCTCGGGCGGGTCGGCGGCTACGTGCTGGCGGGGCTGATCGTGGGCTCGTTCGGACACGGGCTGGTCACGGTGCTGCGCGATCCCTGGATCGGTATCGGGCTGCGGGCGCTGGCCGGGGCGGCGCTGGTGGTGGTGGCGCTGCGCCTGCTGGGCGTACGCGCCCTGCCCGGCTTCCTGTCCCGCCCCGGCGCCCGTGCCTGGTCGTGGCTGCAGCCGCTGCAGCGGCGCCTGCTGCCGGCCGACACGCTGCCGCGGCGGATCGGCATCGGCGCGCTCTGGGGCTGGCTGCCGTGCGGCCTGAGCTTCAGTCTGCTGACGGTGGCCTGGCTGCAGGCGCATCCGCGCAACAGCGCGCTGACGATGCTCGCCTTCGGCCTCGGCACCCTGCCGGTGATGCTGCCGCTGACCTGGTCGGGCCAGCGCATGGGGCGCTGGCTGCAGCGACCCGGGCTGCGGACGGGAGCCGCGCTGGTGGTACTGGCGATGGGACTGCTGACGATCGCCGCGCCCTGGCTGATGCGGGTGCCGGCGCTGCACGGCCTGCTGTCGGCCCTGGGCTGCCAGCCCCTGCCCTAG
- a CDS encoding group III truncated hemoglobin — protein sequence MSTSEPPSPLPGPDLCTEEQVTRMVHAFYARVRADPLLGPVFATHVDDWPAHLAQLVDFWSAMLRGTRRFSGAPVQRHNALPGLDAAMFERWLALFATTTAELGNPAMQHLADEMARRVAANLQARYRPEGGAADAG from the coding sequence ATGTCGACCTCCGAACCGCCATCGCCCTTGCCCGGCCCGGACCTGTGTACCGAGGAACAGGTGACGCGAATGGTGCACGCGTTCTACGCCCGGGTGCGCGCCGACCCGCTGCTGGGGCCGGTGTTCGCCACCCATGTCGACGACTGGCCGGCGCACCTGGCGCAACTGGTCGACTTCTGGTCGGCGATGTTGCGCGGCACGCGTCGCTTCAGCGGGGCTCCGGTGCAGCGCCACAACGCGCTGCCGGGCCTGGACGCGGCGATGTTCGAGCGATGGCTGGCGCTGTTCGCGACCACCACGGCGGAACTGGGCAATCCGGCGATGCAGCACCTCGCCGACGAGATGGCCCGGCGGGTGGCGGCGAACCTGCAGGCGCGCTATCGGCCCGAAGGGGGCGCCGCGGACGCCGGCTGA
- the azu gene encoding azurin, translating into MNIRKSLIALALLGCAGVVQAAPNCTIKLKGGDNMQYDQKSVSVSAACKSISIELEHTGKLPVAAMGHNVVVTATPDADAVARDGLKAGAAGGYLPAGDARVLASTKMIGGGQTATASLPGNKLKAGGAYTFFCSFPGHSSLMRGTVVVTP; encoded by the coding sequence ATGAACATCCGCAAATCCCTCATCGCACTGGCCCTGCTCGGTTGCGCCGGCGTGGTCCAGGCCGCCCCCAATTGCACGATCAAGCTCAAGGGCGGCGACAACATGCAGTACGACCAGAAGAGCGTCAGCGTCTCGGCCGCCTGCAAGAGCATCTCCATCGAGCTGGAGCACACCGGCAAGCTGCCGGTCGCGGCGATGGGCCACAACGTGGTGGTCACGGCCACCCCCGACGCCGACGCCGTCGCCAGGGACGGGCTCAAGGCCGGTGCCGCGGGCGGTTACCTGCCGGCCGGCGACGCGCGCGTGCTGGCGTCGACGAAGATGATCGGCGGCGGCCAGACCGCGACCGCCTCGCTTCCCGGCAACAAGCTCAAGGCCGGCGGCGCCTACACCTTCTTCTGCTCGTTCCCCGGCCACTCCTCGCTGATGCGCGGCACGGTGGTGGTCACGCCCTGA
- the amaB gene encoding L-piperidine-6-carboxylate dehydrogenase: MTHPVLSALGLGADESGTYLGNGEWSKTTDAGVLEPVNPTTGEVLGRVQASSQADYELIVERAQAAFKVWRTTPAPRRGEAIRLCADALRAHKDALGSLVALEMGKSKPEGDGEVQEMIDIGEFAVGLSRQLYGLTMHSERPGHRMYEQWHPIGLVGIISAFNFPVAVWAWNAFVAGVCGDICIWKPSPKTPLSAIASMKICNEALRKAGFPDIFFLFNDGGTELAQQFVDDRRIALVSFTGSTRVGRQVGERVARRMGRSLLELGGNNAIIVDETADLKLAIPAIVFGAVGTAGQRCTSTRRLFVHESIYDDVLGKLVAAYEQVGSRIGDPTDPANLMGPLNSRDAVDAYLEAVEKAKAAGGTIETGGAALTDRKGYFVLPTIVTGLSNDADIVQHETFAPILYVMKYRELDDAIAMQNAVPQGLSSAIFTTNLKRAEAFLAAWGSDCGIANVNIGTSGAEIGGAFGGEKETGGGRESGSDAWKAYMRRQTNTINYSDALPLAQGIKFDL, encoded by the coding sequence ATGACCCACCCCGTCCTCAGCGCACTCGGCCTCGGCGCCGACGAATCCGGCACCTACCTCGGCAACGGCGAGTGGTCGAAGACCACCGATGCCGGCGTGCTCGAGCCCGTCAACCCCACCACCGGCGAGGTGCTGGGGCGCGTGCAGGCCTCGTCGCAGGCCGACTACGAGCTGATCGTCGAGCGCGCGCAGGCCGCGTTCAAGGTCTGGCGCACCACCCCGGCGCCGCGCCGCGGCGAAGCGATCCGCCTGTGCGCCGATGCGCTGCGCGCGCACAAGGACGCGCTCGGTTCGCTGGTGGCGCTGGAGATGGGCAAGTCCAAGCCCGAGGGCGACGGCGAGGTCCAGGAGATGATCGACATCGGCGAATTCGCCGTCGGCCTGTCGCGCCAGCTCTACGGCCTGACCATGCACAGCGAGCGCCCCGGCCACCGCATGTACGAGCAGTGGCATCCGATCGGCCTGGTCGGGATCATCAGCGCGTTCAATTTCCCGGTCGCGGTGTGGGCATGGAACGCGTTCGTCGCCGGCGTGTGCGGCGACATCTGCATCTGGAAGCCGTCGCCGAAGACGCCGCTGTCGGCGATCGCGTCGATGAAGATCTGCAACGAGGCGCTGCGCAAGGCCGGCTTCCCGGACATCTTCTTCCTGTTCAACGACGGCGGCACGGAGCTGGCGCAGCAGTTCGTCGACGACAGGCGCATCGCCCTGGTCAGCTTCACCGGCTCGACCCGGGTCGGCCGCCAGGTCGGCGAGCGCGTCGCGCGGCGCATGGGCCGCAGCCTGCTGGAGCTGGGCGGCAACAACGCGATCATCGTCGACGAGACCGCCGACCTGAAGCTCGCGATCCCGGCCATCGTGTTCGGCGCGGTCGGCACCGCCGGCCAGCGCTGCACCAGCACGCGACGGCTGTTCGTGCACGAATCCATTTACGACGACGTGCTCGGCAAGCTGGTCGCCGCCTACGAGCAGGTCGGATCGAGGATCGGCGATCCGACCGATCCGGCCAACCTGATGGGCCCGCTCAACAGCCGCGACGCGGTCGATGCCTACCTCGAGGCCGTGGAGAAGGCCAAAGCGGCCGGCGGCACCATCGAGACCGGCGGCGCCGCGCTGACCGACCGCAAGGGCTACTTCGTGCTGCCGACGATCGTCACCGGGCTCTCGAACGACGCCGACATCGTCCAGCACGAAACCTTCGCGCCGATCCTGTACGTGATGAAGTACCGCGAGCTCGACGACGCCATCGCCATGCAGAACGCGGTGCCGCAGGGGCTGTCGTCGGCGATCTTCACCACCAACCTCAAGCGCGCCGAGGCGTTCCTCGCGGCCTGGGGCTCCGACTGCGGCATCGCCAACGTCAACATCGGCACCTCCGGTGCCGAGATCGGCGGCGCCTTCGGCGGCGAAAAGGAGACCGGCGGCGGCCGCGAGTCGGGTTCGGACGCGTGGAAGGCGTACATGCGCCGGCAGACCAACACCATCAACTACTCCGACGCGCTGCCGCTCGCCCAGGGCATCAAGTTCGACCTCTGA
- a CDS encoding metallophosphoesterase family protein, whose translation MRIAALSDVHGNLHALQAVLADLRRRGCDAIVNLGDIASGPLWPAETVALLMGTPALTIRGNHERQLLGDDVAAMGESDRFAHAALTPDQLAWIAALPAQARLDEVHLLHGTPGSDVGYLMERVEPGGSRAARADEVAAALGDIEAHVVLCGHTHVPRVLRLDDGRLCVNPGSVGLQAFRGRQPWPHVMQSGTPAARYAMLQRDSGNWRAELLAVDYDPSPAAGLAQERGCDEWVQALRNGRLPA comes from the coding sequence ATGCGCATCGCCGCGCTCTCGGACGTCCACGGCAACCTGCACGCGCTGCAGGCGGTGCTGGCCGACCTCCGCCGCCGCGGCTGCGACGCGATCGTGAACCTGGGCGACATCGCCTCCGGCCCGCTTTGGCCGGCGGAGACGGTGGCGCTGCTGATGGGCACGCCGGCGCTGACCATCCGCGGCAACCACGAGCGCCAGCTGCTGGGCGACGATGTCGCCGCGATGGGCGAGTCCGATCGCTTCGCGCATGCGGCGCTGACGCCGGACCAGTTGGCATGGATCGCCGCCCTGCCCGCGCAGGCGCGGCTGGACGAGGTGCACCTGCTGCACGGCACGCCCGGCAGCGACGTCGGCTACCTGATGGAACGGGTCGAACCCGGTGGCTCACGCGCCGCGCGCGCCGACGAGGTCGCCGCCGCGCTGGGAGATATCGAGGCGCATGTCGTCCTGTGCGGGCATACCCATGTGCCGCGCGTCCTCCGGCTGGACGACGGCCGCCTGTGCGTCAACCCCGGCAGCGTGGGCCTGCAGGCGTTCCGCGGCCGGCAGCCCTGGCCGCACGTGATGCAGAGCGGGACTCCCGCTGCGCGATATGCGATGCTGCAGCGCGACAGCGGCAACTGGCGCGCGGAACTGCTCGCCGTCGACTACGATCCTTCCCCGGCCGCCGGCCTGGCGCAGGAGCGTGGCTGCGACGAGTGGGTGCAGGCCTTGCGCAACGGCCGCCTGCCGGCATGA